Proteins encoded together in one Candidatus Dormiibacterota bacterium window:
- the msrA gene encoding peptide-methionine (S)-S-oxide reductase MsrA, giving the protein MSERREVATLGGGCFWCLDAAYRRVEGVTGVVSGYAGGQDPNPTYQRVCSGRTGHAEVVQVEYDPDVISYADILDVLWAIHDPTTPNQQGHDVGTQYRSIILTHDDAQRGAAEASRDAVQSLWPRPVVTEIVPLEVFHPAEEYHQDYYARNPEQGYCQAVINPKLAKLRQRFAARLRAGA; this is encoded by the coding sequence ATGAGCGAGCGACGTGAGGTCGCCACCCTCGGTGGCGGGTGCTTCTGGTGCCTGGACGCCGCCTACCGGCGGGTCGAGGGCGTGACCGGCGTGGTCTCGGGCTACGCCGGTGGGCAGGATCCGAACCCCACCTACCAGCGGGTGTGCTCCGGCCGGACCGGCCACGCCGAGGTCGTGCAGGTCGAGTACGACCCCGACGTCATCTCCTACGCGGACATCCTCGACGTCCTCTGGGCGATCCACGACCCCACCACCCCGAACCAGCAGGGCCACGACGTCGGCACCCAGTACCGGTCGATCATCCTCACCCACGACGACGCCCAGCGAGGTGCGGCGGAGGCGTCCCGCGACGCCGTCCAGTCGCTGTGGCCGCGACCGGTGGTCACGGAGATCGTCCCCCTCGAGGTGTTCCACCCCGCCGAGGAGTACCACCAGGACTACTACGCGCGGAACCCCGAGCAGGGTTACTGCCAGGCGGTCATCAACCCGAAGCTCGCGAAGCTGCGACAGCGCTTCGCCGCCCGGCTCCGCGCCGGCGCCTGA
- a CDS encoding GAF domain-containing sensor histidine kinase, with protein sequence MPGPPDDYRRLTALLADCGTTLARGGPMSEVLQRCAVAIVDRLDAAFARVWVLEPDGETLVLRASAGLYTHLDGPHGTVRVGELKIGSIAAEGRPMMTNDVVHDPRIDHPEWARATGIVAFAGHPLVVDGRTVGVMALFSCSPLGTAVIDHLGSVAEAVAQFVARTRAVEEERERLARELHDSVSQAIYGVALGTRSTLAMLRRGGDPEAAAAALEEVVAMADAALTEMRELLVELHPRHLLDDGLCGALRRVTAAMASRHRGVVVEFPPCAEPDLPGPAKEALYRIAQEALRNALRHGRPARITVRLLEEPDALTLEVADDGDGFDPAAVPTGHLGLVSMRERAARAGGRLQVSSAPGRGTTVRASLPRAG encoded by the coding sequence ATGCCAGGACCGCCGGACGACTACCGCAGGCTCACCGCGCTGCTCGCCGACTGCGGGACCACCCTGGCCCGCGGCGGGCCGATGTCGGAGGTGCTGCAGCGGTGCGCGGTCGCGATCGTCGACCGGCTCGACGCCGCCTTCGCCCGGGTCTGGGTGCTCGAGCCCGACGGCGAGACCCTGGTGCTCCGCGCCAGCGCCGGCCTGTACACCCACCTCGACGGCCCGCACGGCACGGTCAGGGTCGGTGAGCTGAAGATCGGCAGCATCGCCGCCGAGGGCCGGCCGATGATGACCAACGACGTCGTCCACGACCCGCGCATCGACCACCCCGAGTGGGCGCGCGCCACCGGCATCGTCGCCTTCGCCGGCCACCCGCTGGTGGTCGACGGCCGCACCGTCGGGGTGATGGCGCTGTTCTCCTGCTCGCCGCTGGGGACTGCGGTCATCGACCACCTCGGCTCGGTGGCCGAGGCCGTGGCCCAGTTCGTCGCCCGCACCCGCGCCGTCGAGGAGGAGCGCGAGCGGCTCGCCCGCGAGCTCCACGACTCGGTGAGCCAGGCGATCTACGGGGTCGCCCTCGGCACCCGCTCGACCCTGGCGATGCTGCGGCGGGGCGGGGATCCCGAGGCCGCCGCCGCCGCGCTCGAGGAGGTGGTGGCGATGGCCGACGCCGCCCTCACCGAGATGCGGGAGCTGCTCGTCGAGCTGCATCCCCGCCACCTGCTCGACGACGGGCTCTGCGGCGCGCTCCGGCGGGTCACCGCGGCGATGGCCTCGCGCCATCGCGGCGTCGTGGTGGAGTTCCCGCCGTGCGCCGAGCCCGACCTTCCCGGCCCCGCCAAGGAGGCGCTGTACCGGATCGCCCAGGAGGCGCTGCGCAACGCCCTGCGCCACGGCCGGCCGGCACGGATCACGGTGCGGCTGCTGGAGGAGCCGGACGCGCTGACCCTCGAGGTGGCCGACGACGGCGACGGCTTCGACCCCGCCGCCGTCCCGACGGGGCACCTCGGGCTGGTCTCGATGCGCGAGCGGGCGGCGCGGGCCGGCGGCCGGCTGCAGGTGAGCAGCGCGCCGGGCCGGGGCACCACGGTGCGGGCCTCGCTGCCCCGCGCAGGTTGA
- a CDS encoding iron ABC transporter substrate-binding protein, translated as MTSRRPTQAAGAGLAGAVVVALAGCGSATPAVTTAARQVGSAGTITVYSGQHQQTVGALVQDFQNRTGIEVHVRSGDEADLANQLLQEGTSSPADVFFAENPPSLSILDEKHLLATVRPATLALVPRQASSAAGHWVGVSARAAALVYNTQAVAEKDLPTSVLDLGRPEMKGRVAVAPSETDFQPVVTRVVGARGSEATAAWLTALKDNAKVYDSNESLIRAVNRGEIAMGLVDHYYWYRMRDEVGNGGVHSALHYFPPADAGGLVDISGAAVVASGQHQDLAQRFVAYLVSEPAQRIIATSESWEYPLLPGVPDPRLPPLAQLTSPVVDLGTGREALDLLQQAGLL; from the coding sequence ATGACGTCGAGAAGACCCACCCAGGCGGCCGGGGCGGGGCTCGCCGGCGCGGTCGTGGTCGCGCTCGCGGGCTGCGGCTCGGCGACGCCGGCGGTGACCACCGCGGCCCGGCAGGTCGGCTCGGCGGGCACCATCACCGTGTACAGCGGTCAGCACCAGCAGACCGTGGGCGCCCTGGTGCAGGACTTCCAGAACCGCACCGGCATCGAGGTGCACGTGCGCTCGGGGGACGAGGCCGACCTCGCCAACCAGCTCCTCCAGGAGGGGACCAGCTCGCCCGCCGACGTGTTCTTCGCGGAGAACCCGCCCTCGCTCTCGATTCTCGACGAGAAGCACCTGCTCGCCACGGTGCGACCGGCGACGCTGGCGCTCGTGCCCCGCCAGGCCAGCTCCGCCGCGGGTCACTGGGTGGGCGTCTCCGCCCGCGCCGCCGCCCTCGTCTACAACACCCAGGCGGTCGCCGAGAAGGACCTGCCCACCTCGGTGCTCGACCTCGGCAGGCCGGAGATGAAGGGCAGGGTGGCGGTCGCGCCCTCCGAGACCGACTTCCAACCGGTGGTCACCCGGGTGGTCGGCGCCCGGGGGTCCGAGGCCACCGCCGCCTGGCTGACCGCCCTCAAGGACAACGCGAAGGTCTACGACAGCAACGAGTCGCTGATCAGGGCGGTGAACCGCGGTGAGATCGCCATGGGCCTGGTCGACCACTACTACTGGTACCGGATGCGCGACGAGGTCGGCAACGGCGGCGTCCACTCCGCGCTCCACTACTTCCCCCCGGCTGACGCGGGCGGCCTCGTCGACATCTCCGGCGCCGCCGTGGTCGCCTCCGGCCAGCACCAGGACCTCGCCCAGCGGTTCGTCGCCTACCTGGTGAGCGAGCCGGCGCAACGGATCATCGCCACCAGCGAGAGCTGGGAGTACCCGCTGCTCCCCGGGGTGCCAGACCCGCGGCTGCCCCCGCTGGCGCAGCTGACCAGCCCGGTGGTCGACCTCGGCACCGGGAGGGAGGCACTGGACCTGCTCCAGCAGGCCGGGCTCCTCTAG
- a CDS encoding response regulator transcription factor, producing MIRVVVVDDHWVVRQGLRLFLDQQDGIRVVGEAADGEEALVVVEALRPDVVLMDLLMPRLDGVETTRRIKQRFPRVEVVVLTTVVDGEAVVGAIGAGATGYLLKDSRGDALVTAVRAAAEGRVELSPEAARRLATSIRPRRAAEPLTPREREVLGLVAEGLANKEIGARLGIAEKTVKAHVTRVLDKLGVRSRTQAALVAVRSGAGGLEVPGGAP from the coding sequence ATGATCCGGGTCGTGGTCGTCGATGACCACTGGGTGGTCCGGCAGGGGCTGCGGCTCTTCCTCGACCAGCAGGACGGCATCCGCGTGGTCGGCGAGGCCGCCGACGGCGAGGAGGCGCTGGTGGTGGTGGAGGCCCTCCGTCCCGACGTGGTGCTGATGGACCTGCTGATGCCCCGGCTCGACGGCGTCGAGACCACCCGCCGGATCAAGCAGCGGTTCCCGCGGGTGGAGGTGGTGGTGCTGACCACGGTCGTCGACGGCGAGGCGGTGGTCGGCGCCATCGGGGCCGGGGCCACCGGGTACCTCCTCAAGGACTCCCGCGGGGACGCGCTGGTCACCGCGGTGCGCGCCGCCGCCGAGGGCAGGGTCGAGCTCTCGCCCGAGGCGGCGCGGCGGCTGGCGACCTCCATCCGGCCGCGGCGGGCGGCCGAGCCCCTGACCCCGCGCGAGCGGGAGGTGCTCGGGCTGGTCGCGGAGGGGCTGGCGAACAAGGAGATCGGCGCCCGGCTGGGCATCGCGGAGAAGACCGTGAAGGCCCACGTCACCCGGGTGCTCGACAAGCTGGGGGTGCGGAGCCGCACCCAGGCGGCGCTGGTCGCGGTGCGCTCCGGGGCGGGCGGGCTCGAGGTGCCCGGCGGCGCCCCCTGA
- a CDS encoding PH domain-containing protein yields the protein MSPPATDGWVRLHPLSPVLRGGRLVIPAVLVTAQATARGGSTGVRLAVFTALVTFGAVAAIVSWLVTRWRVDGGTLRIETGLVRRDSRQIPLSRLQAVDIVRPLLGRVLGLSELRLRLAGSHHGDARLAYLAEGSAEILRARLLALAHGLAEETPAPAELPLFHLPAPRLLASTALSALGLTGAALVVVAVTVVTISPPAAGAFLAPVVGLWVTAWRRLNSEFDFAVAEAPDGLRLRAGLLETRAETIPYGRVQAVRISEPLVWRAAGWCRVEVDVAGQGQVRRGDQEGRRVTRALMPVGSRDQALGLVSRVMPWPLPASTRPPRRARLKSPLRYHFLAAGFDGRAAITQSGRVCRATDVVPLAKVQSIRWVQGPLQRRLRLATLHLDTAGRNVHAVLRDRDAAEADWMMRQLTDLCRAARRR from the coding sequence GTGAGCCCTCCCGCGACCGACGGCTGGGTGCGGCTGCATCCCCTGAGCCCGGTGCTCCGGGGCGGACGGCTCGTCATCCCGGCCGTCCTGGTCACCGCCCAGGCGACCGCGCGGGGCGGCAGCACCGGGGTGCGCCTGGCGGTGTTCACCGCCCTGGTCACGTTCGGGGCGGTCGCCGCCATCGTCTCCTGGCTGGTGACCCGCTGGCGGGTCGACGGCGGCACCCTGCGCATCGAGACCGGGCTGGTGCGCCGCGACTCGCGCCAGATCCCCCTGAGCCGTCTGCAGGCGGTCGACATCGTCCGGCCGCTGCTCGGCCGGGTGCTGGGGCTGTCCGAGCTGCGCCTGCGGCTCGCGGGCTCGCATCACGGCGACGCGCGTCTCGCCTACCTCGCCGAGGGCAGCGCCGAGATCCTGCGCGCCCGGCTGCTCGCCCTCGCCCACGGGCTCGCCGAGGAGACGCCCGCTCCCGCCGAGCTTCCGCTGTTTCACCTTCCGGCACCGCGGCTGCTGGCGTCCACCGCGCTGAGCGCCCTGGGGCTGACCGGTGCCGCCCTCGTGGTCGTGGCGGTGACCGTCGTGACCATCTCGCCGCCGGCGGCGGGGGCATTCCTCGCCCCCGTGGTGGGATTGTGGGTGACCGCCTGGAGACGGCTGAACAGCGAGTTCGACTTCGCGGTGGCCGAGGCCCCCGACGGGCTTCGGCTGCGGGCGGGACTGCTGGAGACCCGCGCCGAGACGATCCCCTACGGCCGGGTGCAGGCGGTGCGCATCAGCGAGCCGCTGGTCTGGCGCGCCGCCGGCTGGTGCCGCGTCGAGGTGGACGTCGCCGGCCAGGGCCAGGTCCGGCGGGGCGACCAGGAGGGACGGCGGGTCACCCGGGCGCTGATGCCGGTCGGGTCCCGCGATCAGGCGCTGGGGCTGGTCTCACGGGTGATGCCCTGGCCGCTCCCGGCCTCCACCCGGCCGCCTCGCCGGGCCCGCCTGAAGAGCCCGCTCCGCTATCACTTTCTCGCCGCGGGGTTCGACGGACGCGCGGCGATCACCCAGAGCGGCCGGGTATGCCGGGCAACGGACGTCGTCCCCCTGGCAAAGGTGCAGAGCATCCGCTGGGTGCAGGGGCCGCTGCAGCGCCGCCTGCGCCTCGCCACCCTGCACCTGGACACGGCTGGCCGGAACGTTCACGCGGTGCTGCGCGACCGGGACGCCGCCGAGGCGGACTGGATGATGCGCCAGCTCACCGACCTCTGCAGGGCTGCACGGCGGCGCTGA
- a CDS encoding DUF3105 domain-containing protein codes for MIRPRTPARRGAALAGIAALSACGSTGATGTRSPSPRPSVATQVGTAGCSYGPGSLGTFRPDPPRTNGGSDHAQVVPEMPHDHVTPPTRVVYAHDPPTSGCHYSLGYGQAPITAGVHPATPVVPAEHWVHNLEHGYVAVLYNCPQGCDADVQSLTLWLRRQAPDPGLKARPGVTPYAKVIVIPWPSMTPRFAAVFWDYYDPMDRLDLAELQRFYDNHLDTGPEGPNTP; via the coding sequence ATGATCCGACCGCGCACTCCCGCCCGACGGGGTGCGGCGCTCGCCGGCATCGCCGCGCTGTCCGCCTGCGGGAGCACCGGCGCCACCGGCACGAGGTCGCCGTCCCCCCGCCCCAGCGTCGCGACCCAGGTCGGCACCGCCGGCTGCTCGTACGGCCCCGGCAGCCTGGGGACGTTCCGCCCCGATCCGCCGCGCACCAACGGCGGGTCCGACCACGCCCAGGTCGTCCCCGAGATGCCCCACGATCACGTGACCCCGCCGACCCGGGTGGTCTACGCGCACGACCCGCCCACCAGCGGCTGCCACTACAGCCTCGGCTACGGCCAGGCCCCGATCACCGCGGGCGTCCATCCCGCCACCCCCGTGGTCCCCGCCGAGCACTGGGTCCACAACCTCGAGCACGGCTACGTCGCGGTGCTCTACAACTGCCCCCAGGGCTGCGACGCCGACGTCCAGTCGCTCACCCTGTGGCTGCGCCGGCAGGCGCCCGACCCCGGGCTGAAGGCGCGGCCCGGCGTCACGCCGTACGCGAAGGTGATCGTCATCCCCTGGCCGTCGATGACGCCGCGGTTCGCCGCGGTCTTCTGGGACTACTACGACCCGATGGACCGTCTCGACCTGGCCGAGCTGCAGCGCTTCTACGACAACCACCTCGACACCGGGCCCGAGGGGCCGAACACACCGTAG
- a CDS encoding ABC transporter permease subunit: MAARSLAGRRPVRARGVAHRPAPAALTISVVAITAILLLPVAAVVLQALTVSPRRAAHLLALPLVPTLLTNTVTLTLGVTVACAVVGVAAAWLVERTDIPARRLLAVLLVLPLAIPEFVAGSSWVSLLPSVQGFGGAWLVMTLSLYPWVYLPVAATLRRSDPALDDVARSLGAGPVRRFLRVTLPSVRTAVLGGMLVVGLYLLAEYGTFAVLRFRTFATAIFTQYSLGFDAASASVLTLVLCLMGVMLLAGEYALRGRSGHPGTRAALPAAPVRLGRAAPLAVLAMAVLVVLALGVPVGSIAYWMIRGSSTTLPSGSVFAATAESLLLGAGAAVVATLLALPVALLSLRHPSRLAHTLERGAYLVRALPGVAVGLTIAAFAIHHLRPLYQGTALLEAGYVVLFFPLALIAVRAALARVPPELEDAARSLGETWLGTLRRVTVPLLLPGLGAAAALVSLSATTELTATLLLRPTGVETLATRFWLYTSNLAYGAAAPYAAVMVVTSAVPVFLLTRLGLARS; this comes from the coding sequence GTGGCGGCGCGGTCCCTGGCCGGCCGGCGCCCGGTGCGGGCGCGCGGGGTCGCGCACCGGCCGGCGCCGGCGGCGCTGACGATCTCGGTGGTCGCGATCACGGCGATCCTCCTCCTCCCCGTCGCCGCGGTGGTGCTGCAGGCGCTGACGGTGAGCCCGCGCCGGGCGGCGCACCTGCTCGCCCTGCCGCTGGTGCCGACGCTGCTGACCAACACGGTGACCCTCACCCTCGGCGTGACCGTCGCCTGCGCGGTGGTCGGCGTCGCCGCCGCCTGGCTGGTGGAGCGCACCGACATCCCCGCCCGCCGCCTGCTCGCGGTGCTGCTGGTGCTGCCCCTGGCGATCCCCGAGTTCGTGGCGGGGAGCAGCTGGGTCTCGCTGCTGCCGTCGGTGCAGGGCTTCGGCGGCGCGTGGCTGGTGATGACCCTCTCCCTCTACCCGTGGGTGTACCTGCCGGTTGCGGCGACGCTCCGGCGCAGCGACCCGGCGCTCGACGACGTCGCCCGCAGCCTCGGGGCCGGCCCGGTGCGCCGGTTCCTCCGGGTCACCCTGCCCTCGGTGCGCACCGCGGTCCTGGGCGGGATGCTGGTGGTCGGGCTCTACCTGCTCGCCGAGTACGGCACCTTCGCGGTGCTGCGCTTCCGCACCTTCGCCACCGCGATCTTCACCCAGTACAGCCTGGGATTCGACGCCGCCTCGGCGTCGGTGCTCACCCTGGTGCTCTGCCTGATGGGGGTGATGCTGCTGGCCGGCGAGTACGCCCTGCGGGGCCGGAGCGGCCATCCCGGCACCCGGGCGGCGCTGCCGGCCGCTCCGGTGCGGCTGGGCCGGGCCGCGCCGCTGGCGGTGCTGGCGATGGCGGTGCTGGTGGTGCTCGCCCTCGGCGTGCCGGTGGGGTCGATCGCCTACTGGATGATCCGCGGCAGCTCGACCACCCTGCCCTCGGGGTCGGTGTTCGCGGCCACCGCCGAGTCGCTGCTGCTGGGGGCCGGGGCCGCGGTGGTGGCGACTCTGCTCGCCCTCCCCGTGGCGCTGCTGTCGCTCCGCCACCCCTCGCGGCTGGCGCACACCCTGGAGCGGGGCGCCTACCTGGTGCGGGCGCTCCCCGGGGTCGCGGTGGGGCTGACCATCGCCGCCTTCGCCATCCACCACCTCCGGCCGCTGTACCAGGGCACCGCGCTCCTCGAGGCCGGCTACGTGGTGCTCTTCTTCCCCCTCGCCCTGATCGCGGTGCGCGCCGCGCTGGCCCGGGTGCCCCCGGAGCTCGAGGATGCGGCCCGCTCGCTGGGCGAGACCTGGCTGGGAACGCTCCGCCGGGTCACCGTGCCGCTGCTGCTGCCCGGCCTGGGTGCGGCGGCGGCGCTGGTCTCGCTGTCCGCGACCACCGAGCTGACCGCGACCCTGCTGCTCCGGCCCACCGGGGTCGAGACCCTGGCGACCCGGTTCTGGCTCTACACCTCGAACCTCGCCTACGGGGCGGCGGCACCGTACGCGGCGGTGATGGTGGTCACCTCGGCGGTGCCGGTGTTCCTGCTGACCCGGCTCGGGCTGGCACGGTCGTGA
- a CDS encoding PH domain-containing protein — translation MTTDALSGGTEDGWRRISTRVPRLRLVQLLVLAVPPFAALALGLGVAGALPAALVVAVLTAGLAGMTYRFLLARYRAWGYHEREDDLLVRRGCLIRRVSVVPYGRMQFVDVVAGPFERSFGLATVRLHTAAAATDARIPGLDQAEATRLRDRLAALGEARAAGL, via the coding sequence ATGACCACGGACGCGCTCTCCGGCGGCACCGAGGACGGCTGGCGCCGGATCTCCACCCGGGTGCCACGGCTGCGGCTCGTCCAGCTGCTGGTCCTCGCCGTCCCCCCGTTCGCGGCCCTGGCCCTGGGCCTGGGGGTCGCCGGCGCCCTCCCTGCGGCGCTGGTCGTGGCCGTCCTCACCGCCGGCCTCGCCGGCATGACCTACCGGTTCCTGCTGGCACGCTATCGGGCCTGGGGCTATCACGAGCGCGAGGACGATCTCCTGGTGCGGCGCGGCTGCCTGATCCGGCGGGTCTCGGTGGTGCCGTACGGCAGGATGCAGTTCGTCGACGTCGTCGCCGGGCCCTTCGAACGCTCCTTCGGCCTCGCCACGGTGCGGCTCCACACCGCCGCGGCGGCCACCGACGCCCGCATTCCCGGGCTCGACCAGGCCGAGGCCACCCGGCTCCGCGACCGGCTGGCCGCGCTCGGTGAGGCGCGGGCGGCCGGCCTGTGA